From a region of the Odoribacter splanchnicus DSM 20712 genome:
- a CDS encoding Dabb family protein gives MIKHIVLFKLEESEHKNVRLQEIRDRLEALVQVIPELKEMQVGINVNPEEKWDFSLEAVVADLHALEVYANHPAHQEIVKTLIAPVKVDRACVDYRF, from the coding sequence ATGATTAAACACATCGTACTTTTCAAATTGGAAGAAAGTGAGCATAAAAACGTCCGGTTACAGGAAATCAGGGACCGTCTGGAAGCTTTGGTACAAGTGATTCCTGAATTAAAAGAAATGCAGGTAGGTATCAATGTCAACCCGGAAGAAAAATGGGATTTCAGTCTGGAAGCAGTAGTAGCCGATCTTCACGCTCTGGAGGTATATGCCAACCACCCGGCCCATCAGGAAATCGTCAAAACTTTAATCGCACCGGTCAAAGTGGACAGGGCGTGTGTCGATTACCGGTTCTGA
- a CDS encoding dicarboxylate/amino acid:cation symporter, with amino-acid sequence MLKKILSSTIIKLVLAVIAGILLGFVVGEGFMNVVVTLKYILGQLIFFMVPLIILAFISSSIAKMKGNASRMLGWALGLAYLSSVGAAFMAMFLGYWLIPLLTISPATEGLKEIPELVFKLDIPPVMSVMTALVVAIMVGLATVWTKSQIFETILDNFQKMVLLLINRILIPILPFFIAANFCALSYEGSITRQLPVFLNVMGIVLTAHFIWLFFLYLSAGVFSGKNPWQVVRYYGPAYLTAVGTMSSAATLPVALKSAKKSPVLKGEVVDFAVPLFANIHLCGSILTEVFFVMTVSLILYGALPAMSTMVLFIVLLGVFAIGAPGVPGGTVIASLGIVISVLGFDETGTALLLTIFALQDSFGTACNVTGDGALTLILSKLDK; translated from the coding sequence ATGCTGAAAAAGATTTTATCCAGTACCATTATTAAATTGGTGTTGGCTGTTATTGCCGGTATTTTATTAGGTTTTGTCGTAGGGGAAGGGTTTATGAATGTCGTTGTCACCCTGAAATATATTTTGGGACAGCTTATTTTCTTTATGGTACCCTTGATTATTCTGGCTTTTATATCTTCTTCTATCGCAAAAATGAAAGGGAATGCTTCACGGATGCTGGGATGGGCATTAGGATTGGCTTATCTTTCGTCTGTCGGAGCTGCTTTTATGGCCATGTTTTTAGGCTATTGGCTGATCCCGTTACTGACTATTAGTCCGGCTACCGAGGGGTTGAAAGAAATTCCGGAACTGGTTTTTAAACTGGATATTCCTCCGGTGATGAGTGTGATGACGGCTTTGGTGGTGGCCATTATGGTTGGCTTGGCTACTGTTTGGACAAAATCTCAGATATTTGAGACTATTTTGGACAATTTCCAAAAAATGGTATTACTGCTGATCAATCGGATTCTGATTCCGATTTTGCCTTTTTTTATTGCTGCAAATTTTTGTGCCTTGAGTTATGAGGGATCTATCACCCGTCAATTGCCGGTCTTTCTGAATGTAATGGGAATCGTTTTGACCGCGCATTTTATTTGGTTGTTCTTTTTATATCTGTCTGCGGGTGTGTTTTCCGGGAAAAATCCCTGGCAGGTGGTACGGTATTATGGTCCGGCTTATCTGACAGCAGTGGGAACGATGTCATCGGCGGCTACTTTACCGGTTGCGCTTAAATCTGCCAAAAAAAGTCCTGTACTCAAAGGAGAAGTGGTCGATTTTGCCGTTCCTTTGTTTGCTAACATTCATTTATGTGGTTCTATATTGACCGAAGTGTTCTTTGTCATGACGGTATCGTTGATTCTCTACGGGGCTTTGCCGGCTATGTCTACGATGGTGCTTTTCATCGTTCTGCTGGGAGTTTTTGCTATCGGAGCTCCGGGAGTACCTGGGGGAACGGTTATTGCTTCTCTGGGCATCGTTATTTCCGTATTAGGGTTTGACGAAACCGGAACCGCTCTGTTGTTGACTATTTTTGCTTTGCAGGATAGCTTCGGGACAGCTTGTAATGTGACCGGCGATGGGGCTTTGACGCTTATTTTATCTAAATTGGATAAATAA
- a CDS encoding carbohydrate kinase family protein, with product MNNTIVGMGEVLWDMLPEGKQLGGAPANFAYHASQFGFDSRVISAVGDDRLGDEILESFDDKQLKYFIQRVPYPTGTVQVQLDENGIPGYEIKEKVAWDNIPFTPGLETLARQSRAICFGSLAQRDEVSRAAINRFLDAMPEENSYKIFDINLRQGFYSQEVLCRSFERCNILKLNDEELITISRMFGYPGIDLEDKCWILLGKYNLKMLILTCGINGSYVFSPGAVSFVETPKVKVADTVGAGDSFTAAFCSAILKERSVHEAHQLAVEVSAYVCTRHGAMPELPSELKNRLV from the coding sequence ATGAATAATACAATTGTCGGAATGGGAGAGGTCCTGTGGGATATGCTCCCGGAAGGTAAACAACTAGGCGGAGCTCCGGCTAATTTTGCTTACCATGCTTCTCAGTTCGGGTTCGATAGCCGGGTTATTAGTGCTGTCGGGGATGATCGGCTGGGAGACGAGATCCTGGAAAGTTTTGACGATAAACAATTGAAATATTTCATTCAACGGGTTCCCTATCCGACGGGGACGGTACAGGTACAACTGGATGAGAACGGAATTCCGGGTTACGAGATAAAGGAAAAAGTGGCCTGGGACAATATTCCCTTTACTCCCGGATTAGAAACGCTGGCACGCCAATCCCGGGCGATTTGTTTCGGATCGTTAGCACAGCGTGACGAAGTGTCGCGTGCGGCAATTAACCGTTTTCTCGATGCGATGCCTGAGGAAAATTCCTATAAGATCTTCGATATCAATCTCCGTCAGGGTTTTTATTCTCAGGAAGTGCTTTGTAGATCGTTCGAGCGGTGTAATATTCTGAAATTGAACGATGAGGAATTGATAACGATTAGCCGGATGTTCGGATATCCGGGGATCGATCTCGAAGATAAATGCTGGATATTGCTTGGGAAATATAACCTGAAAATGTTAATTCTTACCTGCGGGATCAACGGAAGTTACGTCTTTAGCCCCGGTGCAGTTTCATTTGTAGAGACTCCTAAAGTTAAGGTGGCCGATACCGTCGGAGCAGGAGATTCTTTTACGGCAGCTTTTTGTTCGGCTATTCTGAAAGAACGTTCTGTACACGAAGCCCATCAATTGGCGGTAGAGGTTTCTGCCTATGTGTGTACCCGACACGGTGCTATGCCCGAATTACCCTCTGAATTGAAAAACAGGTTGGTATAA